The proteins below come from a single Lepeophtheirus salmonis chromosome 4, UVic_Lsal_1.4, whole genome shotgun sequence genomic window:
- the LOC121116281 gene encoding LOW QUALITY PROTEIN: putative ascorbate peroxidase (The sequence of the model RefSeq protein was modified relative to this genomic sequence to represent the inferred CDS: deleted 1 base in 1 codon) — protein sequence MKATVCYIFIVAICKDLSEGFVLHESTVNRTLRDLSHLIESTQENGVRVLVPSIVRLVFHDCIDGCDACLNLKLPFNKNLDKPIRALESLYRKYKYFMSRADFWALASKAALDVGVDINNRRCHHRDCKTPKIKFRFRYGRVDCITSPLNGFETHFLSPFTSSSSLFNWFKFWFNLNRNSVVALMGLHTLGKARHPFNETWDLGNLDGVNNKYYKKIADPNHCWVQEYVEPQMSGLPHKIFYWRTDEFKGFALPVDMSLYKDVILNPTTGESSCTYHDCQNAKTMAMFRLYGEKAHIWTKHVGLAFPKIIEKTRDQLKWPTKVPLSS from the exons ATGAAAGCAAcagtttgttatatatttatagttgcCATTTGCAAGGATTTAAGTGAAGGATTTGTATTACATGAGAGTACGGTCAATCGAACTTTGAGGGACTTGTCCCATCTGATTGAATCGACCCAAGAGAATGGA gtAAGAGTTTTAGTTCCTTCAATAGTTCGACTCGTGTTCCATGATTGTATTGATGGCTGTGATGCTTGTTTGAATCTGAAGCtaccttttaataaaaacctcGACAAACCCATTCGTGCACTAGAATCCCTTTACAGaaagtacaaatattttatgagtagAGCTGACTTTTGGGCTCTTGCATCCAAGGCTGCTCTGGACGTTGGAGTAGATATCAACAATAGGCGTTGCCATCATAGgga CTGCAAAACACCAAAAATCAAGTTCCGCTTCCGCTATGGACGTGTTGATTGTATAACGAGTCCCCTCAATGGTTTTGAAACCcattttttatctccttttaCATCCTCTTCTTCGTTGTTTAATTGGTTCAAATTTTGGTTtaa TCTAAATAGAAACTCTGTTGTTGCTCTGATGGGACTCCATACCCTCGGAAAAGCCAGACATCCTTTTAATGAAACTTGGGATTTAGGCAACTTGGATGGAGTTAATAACaagtactataaaaaaattgctgacCCTAATCACTGCTGGGTCCAGGAA TATGTGGAGCCTCAAATGTCTGGTCTC CCCCACAAAATATTCTATTGGCGAACTGATGAATTTAAGGGATTTGCTCTCCCAGTAGATATGAGTCTCTACAAAGACGTTATCCTCAATCCAACTACAGGGGAGTCAAGTTGTACATACCACGATTGTCAAAATGCAAAAACCATGGCAATGTTTAGGCTATACGGCGAAAAAGCTCATAT tTGGACCAAACATGTGGGACTCGCTTTTCCCAAGATAATTGAAAAGACACGGGATCAACTCAAATGGCCCACTAAGGTTCCATTAAGTAGTTAG